Below is a window of Chloroflexota bacterium DNA.
GCCAGCTCAACCGGGAATTAGCCCGCTTGCTGCGGGAAAATCCGATCACCGGCGAATCCTATCCCAAATATGGTACGGCCGGTGTGCTCAGCTTAGTGAACGAGCGGGGCGGCTTACCGACACGGAATTTCAGTCAGGGCCGCTTCGAGCAAATGGAGCAGATCTGTGGCGAGACCCTGCACGACCTCATCCTCCAGAGGGATGGCGAAGGGCTGACTACGCACGGCTGCATGCCCGGCTGTATCATTCGCTGTTCCAATGTGGTTCCCGATGGGGATGGAAAGGAATCTATCTCCCCCCTTGAATTTGAGACACTGGGCATGTTGGGGAGCAACTGTGGCATAGGCGACATCGATGCTATCGCCGAACTGAACTATATTTGTAATGATCTCGGCATTGACACGATAGAGACAGGGGCAACCATCGGACTGGCCATGGAGGCAGGGGTAAGCAGGTTTGGCGATGTTCAGGGGGCCAAGTGGCTGCTCGAAGAGATAAGAAAGGGGACTACCCTCGGGCTGGTGCTACGCCAGGGGGCGGCCGTCACCGCTAAAGTCTTTGGGGTCAAGCGCATCCCAGTCGTCAAAGGACAGGCGATGGCCGCTTACGATCCGCGTACTATAAAGGGCAACGCCGTAACTTACGCCACCTCACCTATGGGCGCGGACCATACCGCCGGCAACACCATCCGCTTGAGGTGGGAGGGGCTGACAGCGACGGAGATCGTGGCTATGTCACGCAAGGCCCAGATAGCGGCGGCGGCTTACGACTCCCTCGGACTCTGTGTGTTCGTCGGGCCAGTCCTGAGCTCCCGTCCTGAGCTGACGATGGGCTTGTTCAAGGCCCGCTATGGTCTGGAGGTGGGGCCCGACTACTTCACTGATCTAGGGAAGCAGGTGCTTCGGATGGAGAAGGAATTCAACCGCCAAGCCGGACTCACGGCCGATGGACTGCCGGAGATCTTCACCTCTGAGCCGCTGCCTCCACTCAATGTGGTGTTCGACATTCCACCTGAGGAGCTGGCCAAGACGCTAGCCTTCACAGAAAGCTAGTACCCCTTGGGCGCGATAGGGTTAACCCCTTCGTTTTGGCCCGGAGTAGGGGCGAGCGGCCGGTCGCCCCTATCCTGTTAGCCGAGCATTCCCTGAGTGCGGCGGCTGTACACCTCGTCCAGAGCGCTACTCAAGTCACGTAGCTGGCTGGCACGTTCTTGTAGCTCAGCCGTCGCCTGCCGTATCCTATCTCCCTTGAGATCTCTATTAGCAATGACGAGTTGTACATTGGAGTAGAGACTGCTCATCTGGGCCAAGGTAGTCTCGATGGAGGCGGCTATGTCCTTCATCAGGCTGTCCAGCTTATCCAGGTCAGCCAGTTGCTGCTCTTGTGCGGCAGTCAGCTCCTCCTGCCCTCGTATTCTGGCCTCCAGGTGTAATCTCTCCCGGTCACCTTGCAATAGCGTATCGGTCTGGTAGCTCTCCAGGCGTTTGACCAGGCCAAAGATGGCCGCTACAGATTCATCCATCTGGCTGGTGATGGCCGCCAGGGTAGACTGTAATTCAGGCGAAGTCACCTGGCGGATCGCTCGACGGATGGCTGTCTGATAGGAGAGGGCACGATCGATCGTCTGGCGCATGCGACGAGTACGCAGCTGGCTGAGATCAATGCCAGCCGAGAGAGCCTCACGCATTCTCTCGGTGCTCTTGAAACTGTCGAACAGCATCAGGCCAACGGCGATCGTTCCAAAGATGAGCAAAGTGGTGAGGCAGATCAGATTTCGCTGGAAGAAGAACAGGGTGACCATAAGTCCCAGAAAGGTGATGAGGAGTGCGGTCAGCGTCTGCCAGCGCCGCAGGGCATAGAGAAAGACAGCCATCGGAACCTCCGTTGTTCAATGGTCTCGAAGAAGAAAGTTTGTTCTCCAGGTAGCCCGAAGCCTAGGCCTTCTTTAGACGCGCTTCCCTTTCAGCCAGCTGAGCCTCAATCTCATCGCTCTCCAGCAGGGCAGCGATGCGAGCATCGGTGGCGGTAGCAGCAGCCTCAACCCTGCCCTCGGCCAGCTCTGCCTCCTGCCGCGCCCGCTCCAGCATCTCTTCGGTGCGGGTGGTTCCAGGAGTGACCATATGGACACCCGCCTGGGCTTTATAGCGCAACTCGGCCGCCCGCTTTTGCTCCAGCAGCACCACCAGCTCTTCCCGCTTCGCCTTGGTCACCTCGATTTGAGTTTCCAGCCTGGCCCGCGCATCGGCCAGCTTTTGGACCTCGCCCTGCGCCTGCGCCAGATTCTCCTTGAGGTCCTCCAAAAGGCGTCTCTTGGTGTTGAGAAGCCCTTGCCTGGTCGCCGCCAGGCCCCGCTCGTTCTTCTCGAGGAGCCGATCGACCTCGCCGTCCAGATTAGCGCATTCAGCCTCCAGCTCCCCGATCTGGCGGGCGAGGGTCTTGACCCGTCCTCGCTCAACGCCCTCGGCCATCACCAGCGCATCCAGGGAGCCATTCATGCGATTGACGTACTCGTCAAACACAGCCACGCTGTTCAGGCTCAGGGCACGATCCAACAGGCTATTAACGTTGGCACTGACAAAAATACCGACCTTGTCCAAGATTGATTGATACGCTGGCATCTTGCCTCCTCCTCTTGAGAACTATTAATCGACCATCTTGCGCTAAGCCGCTGCGCTCCCACAACCGAGGGCGATAAGAGGATTATTCTAAGCCCCAATATAAATCACTAAAGGGGCTTTGTCAAAGAAGAAGTTGAATATCTTCATAATGGACTGACCTTGACAGGGAGGGGACGAGCTGATTATAATTGTAATTGCTGAAGGGAGAATGGGCCGCTAGCTCAATTGGCAGAGCAATTGACTCTTAATCAATCGGTTGCAGGTTCGAGTCCTGCGCGGCTCACCAAACGTAGAATTCAAGAGGAAAAGGCTGACCAGGCCTCTGGAAAGCCGCTAGTCAGTTGGTCTCTTATCCAGCCCCATCTTCGTTTCTTACCCCCTTTTTGCCAAGCTGTCAAGGTTTTTGTTGTCGCCCAGGTGGAATGATACCTTAAGTGTGCAGCAGAAATGATACCGTAAGCCCGATGGTGTAGCATCTCCATTAAAGGAGGTGCTGCTTTGTGAAGGAAAGAGATTGGCTCAAGGTGTTAGAGAGGCACAAGGTGCTTACATCGGCCAGGGAGAGACGGATAACTTAGAGACAAGCGGTGGAGAGCCTGTGCCCTTCCCAACGAGAGCCAATGGCAGATAACCTTTTAAATTCCAAAAACAATGGCTTTAAGGTATAATGAGCTCATAAATAGAGTGCAAGGTGCTATCTGACTTTGCGAAGAGATATTCAATGGCGACTCAAACAAAAGCTTATCAAAAATCAATTGAGCAACTGAAGAGGGAAATACTGTCCCGCATAGGCGATAGAATAGATTCCATCGTGCTGTACGGCTCTGCCGCAAGAGGTGAGTATCGCCCTCTGGAGAGCGACATAGACATCCTTGTCATTGCTGAGGATGATAACAGTTCTCTAAAGGCCGAAATCTCTTCGGTGATAGGCGAGATAGATCTGAGAAATGCAACAGCTACCAGCCTTGTTTACCTTTCCAGAAGCAATTTCAGGAGCTACCTTGGATGGGGCTCTCCTCTCCTTGAAAGCGTACTCGAGGAGGGTGTCATCCTCTATGACAACGGAACCTTCGAGCTAGTTCGTAGAAGCCTCGTTAAAGCGAGCAAATGAAGCTTTAAGGGGCGCAAGAATCCTGCTCAATGATGGTGAGCTTTTCGGAGCAGTATCAAGAGCCTACTATTGCGTTTTCCATGCGGCCAAGGCTGTCCTCTTTTCCAGAGGCATCACTGCCAAGAGCCACCCCGCTGTCAGGTCTCTGTTCGGCGAACACATCGTCAAACCCGGCATAATGGACAGGCGATTTGCCGACACACTAAGAGATGTTTTTAATGCGAGACAGCTTGGCGATTACGAGGTCTACGCTGAATTTGGCAGAGATGAGATCGAAGCACTTGTAAACCGTGCTGAGTACTTCCTGAACGCAGCCACCGATGTCTTAAAGAAAAGGGGACGAACTGCCAGAATCAGGTTCGTCTGGGGTCACCACTGATGAGGACCCGCTTAAGGCTTTGGATGGGAGATTACCTGAGGTGGGATGGATCGCTGACCGTCAACCGAAGGAATTCCAGGGCTGAGCGAAGTATCCAGTTAATGATGTCATTTATTGGGTATGACAGGGCAGGGTGAAACGGAAACAACTACCCTGCCCGGGCCGACTTTCCACCTCAATCCTTCCCCCCTGCATCTCCACCAGGTTCTTGGTGATGAAGAGGCCGAGCCCAACCCCCTCGATCACCCTGGTGTCCGACAAGCCAACACGGGAGAATGACTCAAAAAGTCTGGGTAAATCTTCCGCTGGAATGCCGATGCCCTGGTCGCAGACGCTGATTTCCACAAACGCCCCACTGTTCCCCAAACTCATGCCAGGCGGGAAGTCGGTTAGGGGACGAGCCATCACCGTTACCTCGCCCCCGGCCGGTGAATACTTGATGGCGTTTCCCACCAGATTGGTGAGGATCTGGAAGAGCCTGTCTTTGTCGGCCAAGACCAGGGGCAAATCCCCTGCTAAGGTAGCCTTAAGGGTATGCTTATCCGTCTGAGATCGAAAGACCTCTACGCAGCGATTGATAAGCGGCCGCAGGTCGAGTGGCTCTTTATGGAGCTCCACCTTGCCCGCTTCGAGGCGAGAGATATCCAGTAGATCGTTGATGATCCTAGTGAGTTGCTGCGCTTCCTGATGAATCGTCTCCAGCCAGAGCTGTTGTGTCTCCGCTGAGACCTGGCGCGTGAGTAAGAGTTCGCTGAAGCCGTTGATCACGGTCATGGGGGTGCGCAGCTCGTGGGAGACGATGGCCACGAGGTGATCTTTCGTACGGTTGAGCTCCTGGAGATAATGCTTGTGCGCCTCCTCTTTTATCCGCTGCTGCTCCATCTTGTACAGGAAATACAGGATCAGCATCGTGACTAGCGCTGTGGGTGCCTCGGTCAGGTCATACAGGAAGGTAAGGATGAGGGAATCGTGGGATAGAAAAACCCCCACCGCGGTATGGATGAGAAAGAATACTGGTATCAGGAGGAAGATAAGTTTGAACCCGGCGCTGCCTGCTCGTCTCAGCTTGAGATAGAGCCACAAGCCCAATCCAAGAGAGGCGAAACCTACTACCAGGTTCGCCAATTCGATCAGGTCTTGGGCATCATCCATTTATGGATTATCTCCCTCTATCGAGTCCGGCTTTTAGTAAGATTATACATCTTTCGCCATTAACCTTCTATAGGTTA
It encodes the following:
- a CDS encoding HAMP domain-containing histidine kinase; this encodes MDDAQDLIELANLVVGFASLGLGLWLYLKLRRAGSAGFKLIFLLIPVFFLIHTAVGVFLSHDSLILTFLYDLTEAPTALVTMLILYFLYKMEQQRIKEEAHKHYLQELNRTKDHLVAIVSHELRTPMTVINGFSELLLTRQVSAETQQLWLETIHQEAQQLTRIINDLLDISRLEAGKVELHKEPLDLRPLINRCVEVFRSQTDKHTLKATLAGDLPLVLADKDRLFQILTNLVGNAIKYSPAGGEVTVMARPLTDFPPGMSLGNSGAFVEISVCDQGIGIPAEDLPRLFESFSRVGLSDTRVIEGVGLGLFITKNLVEMQGGRIEVESRPGQGSCFRFTLPCHTQ
- a CDS encoding aldehyde ferredoxin oxidoreductase → GGRGLIAQVLLDEVNPACDPLGASNKLIVAPGLLGGTPVSSAGRLSVGAKSPLTGGIKESNAGGVLGHKLARLDIHGIIVEGTPKTDRMYLLFLSKDRAELQLADELKGLGCYAVAERLRSRYGEDIGLAIIGPIAELGGAIAGVAITDIEGRPSRYAARGGLGAVMAVKGLKAIIVDDRGGHSPSLADREAFRQLNRELARLLRENPITGESYPKYGTAGVLSLVNERGGLPTRNFSQGRFEQMEQICGETLHDLILQRDGEGLTTHGCMPGCIIRCSNVVPDGDGKESISPLEFETLGMLGSNCGIGDIDAIAELNYICNDLGIDTIETGATIGLAMEAGVSRFGDVQGAKWLLEEIRKGTTLGLVLRQGAAVTAKVFGVKRIPVVKGQAMAAYDPRTIKGNAVTYATSPMGADHTAGNTIRLRWEGLTATEIVAMSRKAQIAAAAYDSLGLCVFVGPVLSSRPELTMGLFKARYGLEVGPDYFTDLGKQVLRMEKEFNRQAGLTADGLPEIFTSEPLPPLNVVFDIPPEELAKTLAFTES
- a CDS encoding nucleotidyltransferase domain-containing protein; amino-acid sequence: MATQTKAYQKSIEQLKREILSRIGDRIDSIVLYGSAARGEYRPLESDIDILVIAEDDNSSLKAEISSVIGEIDLRNATATSLVYLSRSNFRSYLGWGSPLLESVLEEGVILYDNGTFELVRRSLVKASK